A segment of the Curtobacterium sp. MCSS17_007 genome:
TCATCGCGGGCTGGTCGGACGACCTCAAGGGTTCGGACGTCCTCGACTACAACCCGTCGGAGGCCAAGAAGCTCTGGGCCCAGGCGAACGACATGTCGAAGTACGACGAGACGCTCACCATCGCCTACAACGCTGACGGCGGCCACGAGGCATGGGTGACCGCGGTCACCAACTCGATCGCGAACACGCTCGGCATCAAGGCCGAGGGCAAGGCGATCCCGACGTTCCAGGAGGCGCTCGACGCCCAGACGAACGACAAGCTCACGGGCGGTAGCCGCACCGGTTGGCAGGCCGACTACCCGTCGCTGTACAACTTCCTCGGCCCGACCATGGGTGAGGGCTCGTCCAGCAACTACGCGCGCTACGACTCGCCGGAGTACAACGAGCTGCTCGCCAAGGGCCGTTCGGCTGCGACCGTCGAAGAGGGCAACAAGTACTTCGACCAGGCCCAGGAGCTCCTGTTCCAGGACCTGCCGGAGATCCCGCTCTGGTACGCGAACGTGACCGGTGTCTGGTCGGCCGACAACGTCAAGAACGTCAAGTTCGGCTGGGACTCGGTGCCGCTGTACTACGACATCGAGGTCACCAAGTAACACCGTCTCCACTGCGGACGAACACCGCGGAGACACACCGCGAGCAGGTATCCTGCTCCGCGGCCACCGGACGGGGGTCCGGAGACCACACGGTCTCCGGGCCCCCGTACCACGGCGGAACCACCCTCCCCACAACCGCGGGCGCCGCCGCCCGCACCGGACACCCGTGCCGACCCTCGGACCGTCCACCCCTCACGACATGAACCTGAACGACATGCGCGCCGCGCAGGACCGAGCGATCTGATGCTCTGGTACCTCGGCAAGCGCCTCCTGCAACTCATCCCCGTCTTCTTCGGGGCCACGTTCCTCATCTACTTCATGGTCTTCTCGCTGCCCGGCGACCCGATCGCCGCGCTGTTCGGCGACCGCCAGCCGTCGCCGCAGGTGATCGAGACCCTCCGGCAGCAGTACAACCTGGACAAGCCGTTCATCGTCCAGTACCTGCTCTGGATCGGCGGCGTCTTCCGGGGCGACCTCGGCGTGACGTACTCGGGTCTCCCGGTGTCGCAGCAGCTCGCCTCGGCCTTCCCGATCACCGCGCGCCTGGCGATCCTGGCGCTGGTCTTCGAGGCCGTGGCCGGCATCGTGGTCGGTGTCATCGCCGGTCTGAAGAAGGGCAAGTGGTTCGACGCCACCGCGCTCGTCGTCTCGCTGCTGCTCATCTCGGTACCGACCTTCGTCGTCGGCTTCCTGCTGCAGTACGTGTTCGGCATCCAGCTCGGGTTGTTCCGCGTCACCGTGTCGGGTCAGGCACCGTGGTCGGAGCTCGTGTTGCCGGCGATCGTGCTCGCGACGGTGTCGTTCGCCTACATCGTGCGACTCACGCGTGCCAGCGTGGCCGAGAACATGAACGCGGACTTCGTCCGGACCGCCACGGCGAAGGGCCTCCCGCGTCGCCGCGTCGTCGGGGTGCACATCTTCCGCAACTCGCTCATCCCCGTGGTGACCTACCTGGGTGTCGACATCGGCAACCTGATGGTCGGTGCGGTCGTGACCGAGGGCATCTTCAACATCAACGGCGTCGGCGGAACGGTCTTCCGTGCCGTCAAGCTCGGCGAGGGCCCCACTGTCGTGTCCTTCGTCGCCGTGATGGTCATCATCTTCATGCTCGCCAACCTCCTGGTCGACCTGCTCTACGCCGTCCTGGACCCGAGGATCCGCTATGCCAAGTAACGCCGAACCCCGTTCCGCGACGCACTTCGTCGCGCCGATCGAGGAGACCCCGCTCCAGGCGGTGGACCAGGTCGACGAGAACGAGAAGACCCGTTCGACGTGGACCGACGCATGGGACTCGATGCGTGTCCGCCCGACGTTCTGGGTCTCGTCCGTCCTGATCCTCCTCGTCCTCGTCGTCGCGGTCTTCCCGGGCCTGTTCACCCACGTGAACCCGTCGTCGGCGAACCTCGCGAACAGCAACAGCGGCCCGGAGTCCGGCCACCCGCTGGGCTTCAACCGTCAGGGCTACGACGTGTACGCACGGGTCATCTGGGGCGCGCGGAACTCCGTCATCGTCGGTCTCGTGGCGACGGTCCTGGTGTCGATCGTCGGCATCATCATCGGCGCCCTCGCCGGGTTCTACGGCGGTTGGCTCGACACGATCGTGTCCCGCATCGCGGACATCTTCTTCTCGATCCCGACCATCCTCGGCGCCATCGTGATCATGTCCGTGATCCCGGCCCGCAACGCGATCACCGTCGCGCTCGTCCTCGCCGCGTTCGCCTGGCCGCAGATTGCCCGCATCATGCGTGGTGCCGTCCTCAGCGCCAAGCAGTCGGACTACGTGATGGCCTCGGCCGCGCTCGGCGTCGGTCGCTTCACCACGCTCGTGCGCCACGTCATCCCGAACGCCCTCGCGCCGGTCATCGTCGTCGCGACCGTGTCCCTCGGTACGTTCATCGTCGCCGAGGCGACCCTGTCGTTCCTCGGCATCGGGCTGCCGCCGTCGGCGCTCAGCTGGGGCCTCGACATCGGCACCGCGCAGACGTCGATCCGCACCAACCCCTCGACGATCTTCTGGCCGTCGGCCGCCCTGTCCATCACCGTGCTCGCGTTCCTGCTCCTCGGCGACGTGGTCCGCGACGCGCTCGACCCGAAGGCGAGGGCCCGTCGATGACCGAGACGCTCACCGATCCCACCACCAGCCGTCCGGCCGGCGCCGGCGCTCCGCTGCTCGAGATCACCGACCTGCAGGTCGGGTTCCGCACGCAGAGCGGTGTCGTCCAGGCCGTCCGCGGTGTCAACTTCACCCTCGAGCAGGGGGAGCGCCTCGCCATCGTCGGCGAGTCCGGTTCGGGCAAGTCGACCAGCGCACAGGCGATCATCAAGCTCCTCGCCGGCACCGGTGAGGTCACCGGCGGGTCGATCAAGTTCAACGGGCGCGAGCTCGTCGGTCTGTCCGACAAGGAGATGGCCGGTATCCGCGGGAAGGAGATCGGCTACGTCCCGCAGGACCCGATGTCGAACCTCAACCCGCTGTGGTCGATCGGCTTCCAGGTGGAAGAGGCGATCAAGGCCAACGGCATGGCGACCGGCAAGCACGCGATCCGCGCCCGCGCGGTCGAGGTGCTGCAGGAGGCCGGCCTCGGTGACGCCGCGACCCGCCTCAAGCAGTACCCGCACGAGTTCTCCGGCGGCATGCGCCAGCGCGTGCTCATCGGCATCGGCCTGTCGAGCCGTCCGCAGCTGCTCATCGCCGACGAGCCGACCTCCGCGCTCGACGTGACCGTGCAGCGTGTCATCCTCGACCACCTCGAGACCCTGACGCGCGACTTCGGCACCTCGGTCCTGTTCATCACGCACGACCTCGGACTCGCGGCCGAGCGGGCCGAGAAGCTCGTCGTGATGTACAAGGGCCAGGTCGTCGAGTCGGGTCCCTCGAAGGAGATCCTGGCGAACCCGCAGCACCCGTACACGCAGCGCCTGGTCGCCGCGGCGCCCTCGCTCGCGAGCCGTCGCATCCAGTCGAAGGTGCAGCACCAGCGTGTCGACATCGCCGACGCGGGCAGCGAGGACGACGAGCTCATCGCCCGGGCGCAGGAGCGCGAGCACCGTCCGGCGAAGGACCTCATCGTGGTGAAGAACCTCGAGAAGGTCTACAAGCTGCGGGGCAAGAACCTGCAGTCCCGCGAGCTCAAGGCCGTCGACGACGTGTCGTTCGCGATCCCGAAGGGCACCACCACGGCGCTCGTCGGCGAGTCGGGTTCGGGCAAGTCGACCGTCGCGAAGCTCGTGCTCCAGCTCGAGTCGATCTCCGGCGGTTCGGTGACCTTCGACGGCATCGACATCGGCGCGCTGAAGGGCAAGGACCTCTTCGACTTCCGCCGCCGCGTGCAGCCGGTGTTCCAGGACCCGTACGGCTCGCTGGACCCGATGTACAACGTCGGGAACACGATCGCCGAGCCCCTCGCCACGCACAAGGTGGGCGACAAGGCCAGCCGCCGGGCCCGCGTGCTCGAGCTGCTCGATCAGGTCGCGCTGCCGAAGTCGATGGTGAACCGCTACCCGAACGAGTTGTCCGGTGGGCAGCGGCAGCGCATCGCGGTCGCGCGCGCGCTGGCGCTCAAGCCCGAGGTCATCGTGCTCGACGAGGCGGTCTCCGCGCTCGACGTGCTCGTCCAGGGCCAGATCCTCGACCTGCTCACCGAGCTGCAGACCGAGCTGGACCTGACGTACCTCTTCATCACCCACGACCTCGCCGTCGTCCGCCTCGTCGCGGACAACGTCTGCGTCATGCGGAAGGGGCAGATCGTCGAGAAGGCGACGACCGACGAGGTCTTCGCGAACCCGAAGGAGCAGTACACGAAGGACCTGCTCGCGGCGATCCCGGGCGCCGGGTTCGAGTTCGGGCGCTGATCCCGCTGCACCACCCCGAGGCCGGACGTCCCGTCGTCCTCCGCGCAGGTCGCGGAGGGGCGGTGGCGTCCGGCCTCGTCGTCGTCCTGGGGGTCTTCCTGCTGTTCGACGCGGGCGCGCGCGGCAGCTGGGACGTCTTCTGGGCAACGGCTGGTCCGGTCACCGCGATCGTGTGGGCGCTCTGGGTGCTCACCGTCCGACCGGCCGTCCGGCTCGACGACGATGCGCTCACCGTCGTGAACCCCCTGCGCACCACCCGCGTCCCGTGGGTGGCCGTCACCGACGTCCGGCTCCGGTGGCAGATCGTGGTGCAGACCGCGGACGGGCGCTCGGTGACCTGCCGGGGTGGACCGTCGATCCGCGGGTCGCGTCCGCTCAGCCGCGGGGAGCTGTCCGCGGCGCACGAGCCGGTGGAACTGCGGACGATCCGCCAGCGCTGGCGCGCACGCCGCGCGGCCGGGGCCCCCGACGGTGACGTCCGCCGCGGGTGGGACCGTCTCGCCGTCGTCACGGGGGGAGCGGTGGCGGTCCTGCTGGCGGTCTCCGTGGTCGCGCTCGCGGTCTGACCCGCCACGCGCCGGACCGGAGGCTCGGCGCGGTGCCGCCACGCGCGCCCCGTCGCCGGCGCGACGGTCGGGAGGCTCCGCGCGCTCCCGCCACGCGCCTCCCGGCCGTCGCGGCGCCGCTCTAGCGCTGTGCCGCCGCCATCGACGCGGCGACGCCGAGCACGATCATCGCCGTGACGGACCACCCGTGCACGCGGTGGCTGATGGTCGCTGCCTCGACCGTCGCCGGCGGCGGCCCGTCGTGCACGACCGGCGCCGGGACGTGCGCACGGAGGACGTCCGCGACCTCCGGCACGTCGGCCGCCGTCGTCGTGCCGTCGCCGGGCCGACGGAGCCCGAGGGCGGCGGTCGGTCGCGTCGCGAGCCAGGTGCGGCGGACGCCCTCGGTCGTGACCACCTCGATGCCGTACTTCGTCCGGATCTCCTGCACGCGGCGCCAGGGGTAGGTGCTCGTTCGGCGGACGTCGACGATCGTGAGGGAGTCGTCGGTGAGCTCGAAGCGCGGGCGCCAGAGCACGGCCCACGCGAGGAAGGCGGTGAAGATGCTCGGGACGGGGACGAGCCACGGGTTGCCCCCGGTCAGGAGTGCGAGCGGCACGAGCGCGATCGCGACCACCCACAGGACGACGGCGAACAGGCGCATCCGGGGCGCGACGACGGTGCTCATCCAGGCCATCGTAGGGGAGCGGGCGGGGTCGAGAGCGCCTCCCCGGGGACGTCCGGGAGCGGGTGTGACACACCTGCGCGTACCGCCGGACGACCCGGTTCCCCGGGGAGGCGGGTCCGTTGCGGACCTCGTCCGTCCATGGTCGGCACGCCCCGTTCGGGTGTCAACACCCGATGCCCGATCTTCAGGAACGGGATGCCTGCGGCGCGGTCACACGAGCTGTTCGACCTGCTCGCGGATGGTCTCGGCCTTCGGGAACCGCAGGCCGACCAGGCCGACGTGACGCCAGCGGACGATGCCGTCGGCGTCGATGACGAAGACCGAGCGGCGGAGGCCGATGCCCGGAGCGCGGACGCCGTACGCCCGCGCGACGTCCCCGCCGGTGTCGCTCAGCAGCGGGAACGTGAGCGAGGCACCCCGGGCGAAGTCCTCGTGCGAGTCGAGGGCCTGCGGGCTGATGCCCCAGACGACGGCCCCGAGGTCGGTGAAGTCGTCGAGCTCCTCCTGGTAGCTGCAGAGCTGGGCCGTGCACACCGGCGTCGCGTCGCCGGGGTAGAAGGCGAGGACGAGGGGACGACCGATGACCGCCGACAGGGTGTACTCGTCGTCCGTGCGCTCCCCGTTCCGGATGATCAGGCCGGGCAGGGAGAAGTCGGGCGCGGTGTCGCCCGGCTCGGGGATGCTCATGTGCACACAGTAGGACAGGGAACGGGCCCGGTCGCGTCGTGCGACCGGGCCCGTCCTGGTGTCGTGCTGCTACTTCGTGAACCCGACCTTGGTCCAGTCGATGTTCTGCGCACCCGCGAACGCGCCGTAGTTGGCGAGCTTCGGGTTCTGCGCGACGAGGGCCGGCTTCGCGGTGATCGGCATGGAGTGCCCGATCGCCCAGACCTGCTTGTCGACCTTGTTCCAGATCGTGTTCGCCTTCTTGGTGTCCGGCTCCGCGATCGCCTGCGCGATGAGCTTGTCGATCGCCTGGTCACCGATGCGGCCGTAGTTCTGGCCGGTGTCGCCGGTCGTGTAGATCGACGCGCCGCCCGAGTGGAAGCCGGTGCCGCCCCACACGAAGATCGTCATGTCGTAGTTGCCCGGCGTGACGTACTGCTCGAAGAAGTCGTCGACCGAGACCGACTTGAGCTTGAGCTCGATGCCGACGTCCTTGAGCTGCTGCTGCATGACCTCGGAGAGCTTCTGCGACGCGGTCGCACCCGACGGGATCGTGACGGAGAGCGAGAGCGTCTTGCCGCCCTTCTTGCGGTACTGACCGTCGGTCTTCCAGCCGTCGTCGTCCAGGATCTTCTTCGCCTTCTCGACGTCGAAGGTGCCGTTCGGGTCGGTGTTCGACTCGTAGCCGTCGTCGGTCGACAGGAAGATGTGGTTGTCGAGCGTGCCGAGCTTGTAGGGCAGGGTCCCACCGATGACCTGCGCGAGCGCCTCGCGGTTCACCGCGTGCTGGATCGCGAGTCGGAGCTGCTTGTCCTTGAGGACGCCCTTCGACGAGAAGTCCACGTGTGTGTACTGCGCCGAGGTCGAGGCGTACACCTTCGAGTCCTTCGCGTTCTTCACACGGTCGAAGCGCTCTGACGTCGTCGTCAGGACGGAGTCGATCTCCTTGTTCAGGTAGGCGTCGACGTCCGCGTTGCCGTCGAGCGACCGGAAGATCACCTGGTCGAGCTTCGGCTTGTCACCCCACCAGTTCTCGTCCGGGACGATCGTCACGGTGCCGGCGGTCTCGTCGAGCTTCGAGACCTTGTACGGGCCGGACGACAGCGGCACCTTGCCCTTGTACGCCTCGTTGAACTGCTCCGGGGTGCCGGTCTGGCTCGCCGGGTAGAGCGGGCTGAAGAGCGACTTCCAGTCCGAGAACGGCTTGTCGAAGACGACCTTCACGTCCTGGTCGGACGAGCCCTTCGACACCGAGGCGATGTCCTCGTACCCGGTGGTCGACCCGACCAGGTAGTCCTGGTTGGTCCCGTTCAGGGCCTTCCACTCGTTCTCGAAGTCCTTCCACGTGATGGGGGACCCGTCGTTCCACTTCGCCTTCGGGTTGATCTCGTACTCGATCGTGAGCGGGTCGTCGCTCGTCGCCTCCGCCTTGGAGACGTAGTCGGTGTCGAGCTGCGGGGCACCCTTGTCGTCGATCACGTAGATGAACGGCATCGTCGCCTGTTCGATCGTGGACGCGTCGACCAGGGCACCGTCGACCTGGTTGTAGTTCCACTGCGTGATCCACTGCGAGATCGGGAGGCGCAGGGTGCCGCCGTCCTGCAGGTCGGAGACCGGCTGCTCGTTGATCTGTGCCGAGGTGGGCAGGGTCTTCTTGCCCGAGTCGTCGGAACCGCCGCCGGATCCACCGTCGGATCCGTTCGAGCAGCCGGTGGCGACGAGAGCGAAGCCGGCGAGTGCCGCCGTCAACGCCAGGACTTTCCTGTGCTTCATGGTCTTCCCCTCGTGAAGTTGTGGATCACCATACGACCCCCGCGCAGGGGCAGTCGACCCGTTCTGTTGCAAACACCAATTCGTTACGCCCCGAGCGGCCACATGTGATCTCCCGGAAACAAATCGGGTCGTATGGTGTTCCGCATGAC
Coding sequences within it:
- a CDS encoding ABC transporter ATP-binding protein codes for the protein MTETLTDPTTSRPAGAGAPLLEITDLQVGFRTQSGVVQAVRGVNFTLEQGERLAIVGESGSGKSTSAQAIIKLLAGTGEVTGGSIKFNGRELVGLSDKEMAGIRGKEIGYVPQDPMSNLNPLWSIGFQVEEAIKANGMATGKHAIRARAVEVLQEAGLGDAATRLKQYPHEFSGGMRQRVLIGIGLSSRPQLLIADEPTSALDVTVQRVILDHLETLTRDFGTSVLFITHDLGLAAERAEKLVVMYKGQVVESGPSKEILANPQHPYTQRLVAAAPSLASRRIQSKVQHQRVDIADAGSEDDELIARAQEREHRPAKDLIVVKNLEKVYKLRGKNLQSRELKAVDDVSFAIPKGTTTALVGESGSGKSTVAKLVLQLESISGGSVTFDGIDIGALKGKDLFDFRRRVQPVFQDPYGSLDPMYNVGNTIAEPLATHKVGDKASRRARVLELLDQVALPKSMVNRYPNELSGGQRQRIAVARALALKPEVIVLDEAVSALDVLVQGQILDLLTELQTELDLTYLFITHDLAVVRLVADNVCVMRKGQIVEKATTDEVFANPKEQYTKDLLAAIPGAGFEFGR
- a CDS encoding PH domain-containing protein codes for the protein MASGLVVVLGVFLLFDAGARGSWDVFWATAGPVTAIVWALWVLTVRPAVRLDDDALTVVNPLRTTRVPWVAVTDVRLRWQIVVQTADGRSVTCRGGPSIRGSRPLSRGELSAAHEPVELRTIRQRWRARRAAGAPDGDVRRGWDRLAVVTGGAVAVLLAVSVVALAV
- a CDS encoding peroxiredoxin; protein product: MSIPEPGDTAPDFSLPGLIIRNGERTDDEYTLSAVIGRPLVLAFYPGDATPVCTAQLCSYQEELDDFTDLGAVVWGISPQALDSHEDFARGASLTFPLLSDTGGDVARAYGVRAPGIGLRRSVFVIDADGIVRWRHVGLVGLRFPKAETIREQVEQLV
- a CDS encoding ABC transporter permease, which codes for MPSNAEPRSATHFVAPIEETPLQAVDQVDENEKTRSTWTDAWDSMRVRPTFWVSSVLILLVLVVAVFPGLFTHVNPSSANLANSNSGPESGHPLGFNRQGYDVYARVIWGARNSVIVGLVATVLVSIVGIIIGALAGFYGGWLDTIVSRIADIFFSIPTILGAIVIMSVIPARNAITVALVLAAFAWPQIARIMRGAVLSAKQSDYVMASAALGVGRFTTLVRHVIPNALAPVIVVATVSLGTFIVAEATLSFLGIGLPPSALSWGLDIGTAQTSIRTNPSTIFWPSAALSITVLAFLLLGDVVRDALDPKARARR
- a CDS encoding ABC transporter family substrate-binding protein, whose protein sequence is MKHRKVLALTAALAGFALVATGCSNGSDGGSGGGSDDSGKKTLPTSAQINEQPVSDLQDGGTLRLPISQWITQWNYNQVDGALVDASTIEQATMPFIYVIDDKGAPQLDTDYVSKAEATSDDPLTIEYEINPKAKWNDGSPITWKDFENEWKALNGTNQDYLVGSTTGYEDIASVSKGSSDQDVKVVFDKPFSDWKSLFSPLYPASQTGTPEQFNEAYKGKVPLSSGPYKVSKLDETAGTVTIVPDENWWGDKPKLDQVIFRSLDGNADVDAYLNKEIDSVLTTTSERFDRVKNAKDSKVYASTSAQYTHVDFSSKGVLKDKQLRLAIQHAVNREALAQVIGGTLPYKLGTLDNHIFLSTDDGYESNTDPNGTFDVEKAKKILDDDGWKTDGQYRKKGGKTLSLSVTIPSGATASQKLSEVMQQQLKDVGIELKLKSVSVDDFFEQYVTPGNYDMTIFVWGGTGFHSGGASIYTTGDTGQNYGRIGDQAIDKLIAQAIAEPDTKKANTIWNKVDKQVWAIGHSMPITAKPALVAQNPKLANYGAFAGAQNIDWTKVGFTK
- a CDS encoding PH domain-containing protein, whose amino-acid sequence is MSTVVAPRMRLFAVVLWVVAIALVPLALLTGGNPWLVPVPSIFTAFLAWAVLWRPRFELTDDSLTIVDVRRTSTYPWRRVQEIRTKYGIEVVTTEGVRRTWLATRPTAALGLRRPGDGTTTAADVPEVADVLRAHVPAPVVHDGPPPATVEAATISHRVHGWSVTAMIVLGVAASMAAAQR
- a CDS encoding ABC transporter permease, which encodes MLWYLGKRLLQLIPVFFGATFLIYFMVFSLPGDPIAALFGDRQPSPQVIETLRQQYNLDKPFIVQYLLWIGGVFRGDLGVTYSGLPVSQQLASAFPITARLAILALVFEAVAGIVVGVIAGLKKGKWFDATALVVSLLLISVPTFVVGFLLQYVFGIQLGLFRVTVSGQAPWSELVLPAIVLATVSFAYIVRLTRASVAENMNADFVRTATAKGLPRRRVVGVHIFRNSLIPVVTYLGVDIGNLMVGAVVTEGIFNINGVGGTVFRAVKLGEGPTVVSFVAVMVIIFMLANLLVDLLYAVLDPRIRYAK